The genomic segment ACCTGGGTATCGATATCAAGATAAATGCTTAAAAAGGGAACCTTGTGCTCAAAACACCATTTCCTAAGGGCTACAAGAGCGACAACTTCTGACTGATAGATGCCTGTCTTCTCTGGAGCTGCTGTTCCATACAGAGCTCGACTGGAGTCTTTATAATAACACTCGATGATCTTACTTTGCTTAAAATATTCAACAAAAGTTTCTTCCGTGACAAAGTGATAATCCGATTCTCACTTAAAACGTGGTTTTCGAGTAGTAAAATTACGCGTTTTTTCAAGTCCTAGTCGCTCATTCAGCATCTTGATAAGCGTAGTTTTGCCACTCCCTCCTCGACCATTGATGTGCAAGATGTAATCAATCATAGGAGGATTATAGGGATTTTATATTTTTGTCACTTTCTCTTTACCGAACATGAAACAT from the Candidatus Gracilibacteria bacterium genome contains:
- a CDS encoding AAA family ATPase → MIDYILHINGRGGSGKTTLIKMLNERLGLEKTRNFTTRKPRFKGESDYHFVTEETFVEYFKQSKIIECYYKDSSRALYGTAAPEKTGIYQSEVVALVALRKWCFEHKVPFLSIYLDIDTQVLLARLKKRSDSNETPDERLEEDEYYEIFKHWSDIVYDYNNITVEQAVEDIIGMMRGAGLIS